In Actinopolyspora saharensis, the genomic window CGCGAAGCTGTGGATCCGCATCGGCTCGCTGTCCTTCCAGCCGGCCGAGTTCGCCAAGATACTGCTGCTGGTCTTCTTCGCCGCGTTCCTCGTCTCCAAGCGGGAGCTGTTCACCACGGCGGGCCGGCGGTTCCTCGGCATCGACTTCCCCAGAGCGCGGGACCTCGCCCCGGTGCTGGTCGCCTGGGCCGCCTCGATCGGGATCGTGGTCCTGGAACGCGACCTGGGCACCTCGCTGCTGTTCTTCGGCATCGTGCTGGTGATGATCTACATCGCCACCGAGCGCGCGGTGTGGATAGCGATCGGTCTTTCGCTGTTCGCCCTGGGCTGCGTGGTGGCCTACCCGCTGTTCGGGCACCTGCAGGAGCGCGTGGACGCATGGTTGAACCCGCTGACCAGCGGTGACAGCGGTTACCAGCTGCGCAAGGCGCTGTACGGCATGGCCGAAGGCGGGATCGGCGGCTCCGGGCTCGGTGGTGGGAGACCGGCCATCGTCCCGTACGCCAAGAGCGACTTCATCCTCTCCACAGCCGCCGAGGAGCTCGGGCTGCTGGGTCTGGCGGTCTTCCTGCTGGTGTACCTGCTGCTGACCGCGCGCGGCCTGCGGGTGGCGCTGGCGGCGCGGGACTCGTTCGGCAAGCTGCTGGCCGGGGGGCTGTCCTTCACGATCTCCTTCCAGGTCTTCGTGGTGGCCGGTGGCGTCACCGGGCTGATCCCGCTGACCGGGTTGACCACGCCGTTCCTCGCCGCGGGCGGTTCCTCGCTCGTCGG contains:
- a CDS encoding FtsW/RodA/SpoVE family cell cycle protein; the protein is MAPTDTDPGTPSASGSGAQEATNPPRTPNRRGIELVMLGFSAVIVTSALALISINQESQPGTQVLYYGLAFLALFGLAHLAVRRWAPYGDPLLLPLVAFLNGFGLVLIHRVDIGNATEPEGPAASAPSQVAYTAIGLVLFVLVLKVVSDHRTLAKYAYTCGLVGLVALALPAVLPSFIAPPINGAKLWIRIGSLSFQPAEFAKILLLVFFAAFLVSKRELFTTAGRRFLGIDFPRARDLAPVLVAWAASIGIVVLERDLGTSLLFFGIVLVMIYIATERAVWIAIGLSLFALGCVVAYPLFGHLQERVDAWLNPLTSGDSGYQLRKALYGMAEGGIGGSGLGGGRPAIVPYAKSDFILSTAAEELGLLGLAVFLLVYLLLTARGLRVALAARDSFGKLLAGGLSFTISFQVFVVAGGVTGLIPLTGLTTPFLAAGGSSLVGNYVLVALLLRISDSSRRPQQPSKPQPKQPPIAEAHTELVERPR